In Mesorhizobium sp., one DNA window encodes the following:
- a CDS encoding SDR family NAD(P)-dependent oxidoreductase, with protein MTEKTDLTGRIALVTGASRGIGYNLAKQLAAAGAHVIAVARTVGGLEELDDEIKAAGGSATLVPLDLTDMAGIDRLGGSIHERWGKLDILAANAGVLGVIAPIGHVEAKVFDKVMAVNVTGTWRLIRSVDPLLRLSDAGRAIVMSSGAAHSARAFWAPYAASKAAVEALARSWADETKNMSLRVNIVDPGATRTAMRAQAMPGEDPDTLPQPADVAASILPLASPTLTDTGRIWNVRKGSWTDYRMPE; from the coding sequence ATGACCGAGAAAACCGACCTCACCGGGCGCATCGCGCTCGTCACCGGCGCGTCGCGCGGCATCGGCTACAACCTGGCAAAGCAACTGGCGGCTGCCGGCGCCCACGTGATCGCGGTTGCCCGCACCGTCGGCGGGCTGGAAGAGCTGGACGACGAGATCAAGGCGGCAGGGGGCTCGGCAACGCTGGTTCCGCTCGACCTGACCGACATGGCCGGCATCGACCGACTCGGCGGCTCGATCCACGAGCGCTGGGGCAAACTCGACATTCTCGCCGCAAATGCCGGCGTACTCGGCGTCATCGCCCCGATCGGTCATGTCGAGGCGAAGGTGTTCGACAAGGTCATGGCGGTGAACGTCACCGGCACTTGGCGGCTGATCCGCTCGGTCGACCCTCTTCTGCGGCTCTCCGACGCCGGCCGCGCCATCGTCATGTCGTCGGGCGCTGCCCATTCCGCCCGCGCCTTCTGGGCGCCCTACGCTGCCTCCAAGGCCGCCGTCGAGGCGCTGGCGCGCTCCTGGGCCGACGAGACGAAAAACATGTCGCTGAGAGTCAATATCGTCGATCCCGGCGCCACCCGCACCGCGATGCGCGCGCAGGCTATGCCGGGCGAAGACCCGGACACGCTGCCCCAGCCGGCCGACGTGGCCGCGAGCATCCTGCCCCTCGCGAGCCCGACGCTGACGGACACCGGGCGGATCTGGAACGTTCGCAAGGGCAGCTGGACGGACTACCGGATGCCGGAATAG
- a CDS encoding RidA family protein: MTIRRIEPGTRMSQAVVHGDKVYLAGQVGAPGKSVTDQTTAILAEIDRLLALAGSDKSKILTAQIWLDDMRDFAEMNAVWDGWVDKANPPARATGGAPLATPDYRVEIIVVAAV; this comes from the coding sequence ATGACCATCCGCCGCATCGAACCCGGAACACGCATGAGCCAGGCCGTTGTCCATGGCGACAAGGTCTATCTCGCCGGCCAGGTCGGTGCTCCGGGCAAGAGCGTCACTGATCAGACGACCGCGATTCTGGCCGAAATCGACCGACTGCTGGCGCTTGCCGGCTCCGACAAGTCGAAGATCCTGACAGCCCAGATCTGGCTCGACGACATGCGCGACTTCGCCGAGATGAACGCGGTGTGGGACGGCTGGGTCGACAAGGCCAACCCGCCGGCCCGTGCCACCGGTGGTGCGCCGCTGGCGACGCCCGATTACCGCGTCGAGATCATCGTCGTCGCGGCGGTCTGA
- a CDS encoding SLC13 family permease gives MTTDQMLALSVVALMMAAFVWGRFRYDIIAACALLAAVLTGIVPYEKAFSGFSDDIVIIVGSALLVSAAVARSGIMEVGIQRFAPAVTRVRAQLVLLVAVVTVLSAFVKNIGALAIMMPIAFQFARRSNISPSVFLMPMAFGSLLGGLMTLIGTSPNIIVSRMRMEIGGEAFGMFDFAPVGAALALLGLVFLALFYWLLPSRTRETASLHEAIDIKNYVSEARVASDSSILGKTVADLLKLSDGNAMVTSIIRSRGQRVTPLPDAVLKSGDILLLEGDPEALDKLTTRGKLKLSNDRREKRTRSMSEIGAVEAVIGETSFLVGLSAQRLELHDRFNVNLLAVSRKGERITERLSEAVLRMGDVIVLQGDRDRLPEILRELGCLPLAERPIKLGSVRRGLVPVVILLAAMGATALSLVPVPVAFFAAAVAMVMFKAVPLREVYGAIDGPILVMLAALIPVSDTLRATGLTDMAAAELAGIARTLPAWGALGLILVAAMAVTPFLNNAATVLVMAPIAAGFAAGLGYRPDAFLMAVAIGAGCDFLTPIGHQCNTLVMGPGGYRFSDYPRLGLPLSILVVLVAVPMLLMVWPVN, from the coding sequence ATGACCACCGACCAGATGCTGGCTCTGAGCGTCGTCGCACTGATGATGGCGGCGTTCGTCTGGGGACGGTTTCGTTACGACATCATCGCCGCCTGCGCACTGCTCGCCGCGGTGCTTACCGGCATTGTGCCTTACGAGAAGGCGTTTTCCGGCTTCAGCGACGACATCGTCATCATCGTCGGCTCCGCCCTGCTGGTAAGTGCCGCCGTCGCCCGGTCGGGCATCATGGAAGTCGGCATACAGCGCTTCGCCCCGGCGGTGACGCGGGTGCGCGCGCAGCTCGTGCTGCTGGTGGCGGTGGTGACCGTCCTCTCGGCCTTCGTCAAGAATATCGGCGCGCTCGCCATCATGATGCCGATCGCCTTCCAATTCGCGCGGCGCTCCAACATATCTCCGTCTGTTTTCCTGATGCCAATGGCGTTCGGTTCGCTGCTTGGCGGCCTGATGACCCTGATCGGAACCTCTCCCAACATCATCGTCTCGCGTATGCGCATGGAGATCGGCGGCGAGGCCTTCGGTATGTTCGATTTCGCTCCCGTTGGCGCCGCCCTCGCGCTGCTCGGCCTGGTGTTTCTCGCGCTGTTCTACTGGCTCTTGCCGTCGCGCACCCGCGAAACCGCTTCCCTTCACGAGGCGATCGACATCAAGAACTATGTGTCCGAGGCGCGCGTCGCGTCCGACTCGTCCATCCTGGGCAAGACGGTCGCCGACCTCCTCAAGCTTTCCGACGGCAATGCGATGGTCACCTCCATCATCCGCAGCCGCGGCCAACGTGTCACGCCGCTGCCGGACGCTGTCCTGAAGAGTGGCGATATCCTCCTGCTTGAGGGCGATCCCGAAGCCCTCGACAAGCTGACGACGCGCGGCAAGCTCAAGCTCAGCAACGACCGTCGGGAGAAGCGGACGCGGAGCATGTCGGAGATCGGCGCGGTCGAGGCAGTGATTGGCGAAACCTCGTTCCTGGTCGGCCTGTCGGCGCAACGGCTCGAGCTGCACGATCGTTTCAACGTCAACCTGCTCGCCGTCAGCCGCAAGGGCGAGCGGATCACCGAACGGCTGAGCGAAGCGGTGCTGCGCATGGGCGACGTGATCGTTCTGCAGGGCGATCGGGATCGCCTGCCGGAAATCCTGCGCGAGCTTGGTTGCCTGCCGCTCGCCGAGCGGCCGATCAAGCTCGGCAGTGTGCGGCGCGGCCTTGTTCCGGTCGTCATCCTGCTGGCCGCGATGGGGGCGACCGCCTTGTCGCTGGTTCCCGTGCCGGTAGCCTTCTTCGCCGCCGCCGTGGCGATGGTGATGTTCAAGGCGGTGCCGCTGCGGGAGGTCTATGGCGCGATCGACGGTCCGATCCTGGTCATGCTCGCGGCCCTCATCCCCGTCTCGGATACACTACGCGCCACCGGACTGACGGACATGGCGGCGGCCGAACTGGCCGGTATCGCGCGGACGCTCCCCGCGTGGGGTGCGCTCGGGCTGATCCTGGTCGCGGCGATGGCGGTGACACCCTTCCTCAACAATGCGGCCACCGTGCTCGTCATGGCGCCGATCGCCGCCGGCTTCGCGGCGGGTCTCGGTTACCGCCCGGACGCCTTTCTGATGGCGGTGGCGATCGGCGCCGGCTGCGATTTTCTGACCCCCATCGGCCATCAGTGCAACACGTTGGTCATGGGCCCCGGCGGCTACCGCTTCTCCGACTATCCGCGCCTCGGACTGCCGCTCTCGATCCTCGTCGTGCTGGTCGCGGTGCCGATGCTTCTGATGGTCTGGCCGGTGAACTGA
- a CDS encoding AMP-binding protein produces the protein MILTGMIVATVVALYVVAALAQVYRLGVTFQQAALYLPLKVAFRIADGGIRIARQADAPVIYAISHQSRLDPALMLALLPDDTLHILDEESAESSWLEPFRTLARSIPFNASHVFVSRRLVRHLKGKGRLAVYFPQTVEPDLKSFRLFRAVARIAVTAGADIVAIHVGGSRHLPISLSPETEAPRRWLPRLSVAALDPISLDTSVIRPGRAPTTSSNALFDRMAEVRVAATPQRSLFSAIAGAARLFGPERTIVEDGVSGALSYRDMMIAARVLGARFAAITSGGEAVGLMLPNSVGLATSFIGLQSAGCIATVLNFTSGPANVSTAIRSSAIRTVVSSRVFVDKAQLADIVAAIEAAGARFLWLEDVRKGVTAFEKASAALLWRWPLTRAKASSPAVILFTSGSDSRPKGVVLSHENLIANAAQTESRIGFSPADTLFNVLPAFHSFGLTGGTILPLLYGVRLYLYPSPLHFKQIPQTVAKVRPTIMFGTDTFLATYARSADDGDFASLRLVVAGAEPVQTETRRIWRERFGAEIVEGYGLTEAAPVVAVNTRTHSRPGTVGRLLPGIRSRIEAVEGIADGGRLWIAGPNVMRGYISTRGTEDVTPPPDGWHDTGDIVAFDREGYLSILGRARHFAKISGEMISLGAVEALAQALWPGQRHAAVAVPDRRRGEKIVMLTTAHDADIAELRAFGKASGASHLMVPEAVVKVDAIPLLGSGKVDYATARRRAIESLGIDKAA, from the coding sequence ATGATCCTGACCGGAATGATCGTCGCCACGGTGGTCGCACTCTATGTGGTCGCCGCCCTCGCCCAGGTGTACAGGCTCGGCGTGACCTTCCAGCAGGCCGCGCTCTATTTGCCGCTCAAGGTCGCTTTCCGCATTGCCGACGGCGGCATCCGGATCGCCAGGCAGGCGGATGCACCGGTGATATATGCGATCAGTCATCAGTCGCGGCTCGATCCGGCGCTGATGCTGGCACTGCTGCCCGACGACACGCTCCATATCCTGGACGAGGAATCCGCCGAATCCTCCTGGCTCGAACCGTTCCGGACGCTTGCCCGCTCAATTCCGTTCAACGCCTCGCACGTCTTCGTCAGCAGGCGGCTGGTGCGCCATTTGAAGGGAAAGGGCCGTCTTGCCGTCTATTTCCCGCAGACGGTGGAGCCCGACCTCAAATCGTTCCGGCTGTTCCGGGCCGTCGCACGCATCGCCGTCACCGCAGGGGCCGACATCGTCGCGATTCATGTCGGCGGCAGCCGTCATCTGCCGATCTCGCTTTCCCCCGAAACCGAAGCGCCTCGCCGCTGGCTGCCGAGGCTTTCCGTCGCCGCTCTCGACCCGATCTCGCTCGACACATCCGTCATCCGTCCCGGCCGCGCGCCGACGACCTCGTCCAACGCGCTGTTCGACCGCATGGCCGAAGTTCGGGTGGCCGCCACGCCCCAGCGCAGCCTGTTCTCGGCGATCGCCGGCGCCGCGCGGCTCTTCGGTCCCGAGCGCACGATCGTCGAGGACGGGGTCAGCGGCGCCCTCAGCTACCGCGATATGATGATCGCTGCTCGGGTTCTCGGCGCGCGCTTTGCCGCAATTACCAGCGGCGGCGAGGCGGTCGGGCTGATGCTGCCGAACTCCGTCGGCCTGGCTACGTCCTTCATCGGACTGCAGTCCGCCGGCTGCATCGCCACCGTACTCAATTTCACCTCAGGTCCAGCCAACGTCTCCACCGCGATTCGGTCCAGCGCAATACGGACCGTCGTCTCCTCCCGCGTGTTCGTCGACAAGGCGCAACTCGCCGACATCGTCGCCGCGATCGAGGCAGCAGGCGCGCGCTTCCTCTGGCTGGAAGACGTCCGCAAGGGGGTCACGGCCTTCGAGAAAGCTTCGGCCGCGTTGCTGTGGCGCTGGCCGCTGACCCGCGCCAAGGCATCCTCGCCCGCGGTCATCCTCTTCACCTCCGGTTCCGACAGCCGTCCGAAAGGCGTGGTGCTCAGCCACGAGAACCTGATCGCAAATGCGGCGCAGACCGAGTCGCGCATCGGCTTCTCGCCCGCCGACACGCTGTTCAATGTGTTGCCGGCCTTCCATTCGTTCGGCCTCACGGGCGGAACGATCCTGCCTCTCCTCTACGGGGTGCGGCTCTATCTCTATCCCTCGCCGCTACACTTCAAGCAGATCCCGCAGACGGTCGCGAAGGTGCGGCCGACCATCATGTTCGGGACCGACACCTTCCTCGCGACCTATGCTCGCTCGGCCGACGACGGCGATTTCGCGAGTCTGCGCCTGGTTGTGGCCGGCGCCGAACCGGTGCAGACCGAGACGCGGCGTATCTGGCGCGAGCGCTTCGGCGCCGAGATCGTCGAAGGATACGGGCTGACCGAAGCCGCGCCCGTCGTCGCGGTCAACACGCGCACCCATTCGCGGCCCGGCACCGTCGGGCGCCTGCTGCCCGGCATCCGCAGCCGGATCGAGGCGGTCGAAGGGATCGCGGACGGCGGACGGCTGTGGATCGCCGGTCCAAACGTCATGCGCGGCTACATCTCGACGCGCGGGACAGAAGATGTCACCCCTCCCCCGGACGGCTGGCACGATACCGGCGACATCGTCGCCTTCGACCGGGAAGGCTATCTTTCAATCCTGGGCCGCGCCCGCCACTTTGCCAAGATCTCGGGGGAAATGATCTCGCTTGGCGCTGTGGAGGCGCTGGCGCAGGCTTTGTGGCCCGGACAGCGGCACGCCGCGGTCGCCGTCCCCGACCGCCGGCGAGGCGAGAAGATCGTGATGCTGACGACGGCGCACGACGCCGACATCGCCGAACTGCGTGCTTTCGGCAAGGCGTCGGGGGCGTCGCATCTGATGGTTCCCGAGGCGGTCGTGAAGGTCGATGCCATTCCGCTGCTCGGCAGCGGCAAAGTCGACTACGCCACCGCCCGCCGACGCGCGATCGAGAGCCTCGGGATCGACAAGGCCGCCTAA
- a CDS encoding phosphatidylcholine/phosphatidylserine synthase, whose amino-acid sequence METPFPPFEPHGGSARHGAKIRDIPLRLMLPNLITVLAICAGLSGIRLAFEGRFEIAVVMVLLAAFLDGIDGRLARMLKATSKFGEQMDSLADIVNFGAAPALVLYAYMLDRAGSLGWTAALLFAIACGLRLARFNVQIAHTDKPAWMADYFTGVPAPAGAVLVMLPVYLGFLGLEANLFVVYAACAYTVIVAVLLVSTLPVFSGKSSSSKVRGDVVFPLILVAVFYVLMLFSFTWQTMTATAIAYLAFLPFSVKLYARRLQREKRDADMAKSAEPETAEPPKA is encoded by the coding sequence ATGGAGACCCCCTTTCCTCCGTTCGAGCCGCATGGCGGATCGGCCCGACATGGCGCCAAGATCCGCGACATTCCCTTGCGCCTTATGCTGCCCAACCTGATCACTGTGCTTGCGATCTGCGCCGGCCTGTCCGGGATAAGGCTGGCGTTCGAAGGCCGTTTCGAGATTGCGGTCGTGATGGTGCTGCTTGCGGCGTTCCTCGACGGAATCGACGGGCGCCTCGCACGGATGCTGAAGGCCACGTCCAAATTCGGCGAGCAGATGGATTCGCTGGCCGACATCGTCAATTTCGGCGCGGCGCCCGCGCTGGTCCTCTATGCCTACATGCTTGATCGGGCCGGCTCGCTCGGCTGGACCGCAGCACTTCTCTTCGCCATCGCCTGCGGCCTGAGGCTGGCGCGTTTCAACGTGCAGATAGCCCATACCGACAAGCCTGCCTGGATGGCGGACTATTTCACTGGTGTTCCGGCGCCTGCCGGCGCGGTTCTGGTGATGTTGCCGGTCTATCTCGGATTTCTCGGCCTGGAGGCGAACCTTTTCGTCGTCTATGCGGCCTGCGCTTACACGGTGATCGTTGCAGTTCTGCTCGTATCGACGCTTCCTGTCTTTTCCGGCAAGAGTTCAAGCTCCAAGGTGCGCGGCGACGTCGTATTCCCGCTGATCCTGGTGGCGGTCTTCTACGTGCTGATGTTGTTCAGCTTCACCTGGCAGACGATGACCGCGACCGCGATCGCCTATCTGGCCTTCCTGCCGTTCAGCGTGAAGCTTTACGCGCGTCGCCTGCAGCGCGAGAAACGCGACGCGGATATGGCAAAGTCCGCGGAGCCGGAAACGGCCGAGCCGCCGAAGGCTTAG
- a CDS encoding phosphatidylserine decarboxylase — protein sequence MSLVDSIKSAMVPVHREGYPFIAAFGIAALVLGLIWQPLFWIGLILTGWCAYFFRDPQRVTPVDDSLVISPADGIVSAVGPAVPPRELGLGTGEMLRISVFMNVFSCHVNRSPVRGRITRIEHRPGKFLNAELDKASEENERNGLVIDAPHGTVGVVQIAGLVARRIVCWVDEGSPITIGERIGLIRFGSRVDVYLPAGARPRVAVGQTSVAGESVIADFSGEPGFPLVRVS from the coding sequence ATGAGCCTCGTCGACAGTATCAAGAGCGCCATGGTGCCCGTGCATCGCGAGGGCTACCCATTCATCGCCGCCTTCGGCATCGCCGCGCTGGTTCTGGGCCTGATCTGGCAGCCGCTGTTCTGGATCGGGCTGATCCTCACCGGCTGGTGCGCCTATTTCTTCCGCGACCCGCAGCGCGTGACCCCTGTCGACGATTCGCTGGTGATCAGCCCCGCCGACGGCATCGTCTCGGCGGTCGGGCCGGCGGTGCCGCCGCGCGAACTTGGGCTCGGCACGGGCGAGATGCTGCGCATCTCGGTATTCATGAACGTTTTCTCCTGCCACGTGAACCGCTCGCCGGTGCGCGGTCGGATCACCCGCATCGAGCACAGGCCGGGCAAGTTCCTCAACGCCGAACTCGACAAGGCAAGCGAAGAGAACGAGCGCAACGGATTGGTCATCGACGCGCCGCATGGCACCGTCGGCGTGGTGCAGATCGCGGGCCTCGTTGCGCGCCGGATCGTTTGCTGGGTCGACGAAGGTTCGCCGATCACGATCGGCGAGCGTATCGGACTGATCCGCTTCGGGTCGCGCGTCGACGTTTACCTGCCGGCCGGCGCCCGTCCACGCGTCGCGGTAGGCCAGACCTCGGTGGCGGGCGAGAGCGTCATCGCGGATTTCAGCGGCGAGCCTGGCTTCCCGCTGGTGCGGGTGTCCTGA
- a CDS encoding ABC transporter ATP-binding protein/permease: protein MAAKTVSADSGSLWNTLLNLWPYMWPAGRMDLKLRVLWATFFLVVAKIVLILVPYFFKWSTDALAGDGAAQPDLPAFLLAPVMLVIAYNVVRIVQWGFNQLRDALFARVGQHAVRQLAYKTFVHMHRLSLRFHLERRTGGLSRIIERGTKGIETIVRFTILNTLPTVLEFALTAVIFAVAYGIVYVAIVAATVVAYTWFTVWASDWRIAIRREMNDSDTDANTKAIDSLLNFETVKYFNNEQMEAQRFDRSMARYENAATKTWTSLGWLNFGQGLIFGIGMTACMVLSALEVQAGTQTIGDFVFINAMLMQLAVPLNFIGFIYREIRQGLTDIEQMFDLLDVPAEVTDRPGARALAVSAGAIRFDDVHFAYDANRPILKGVSFEVPAGKTVAIVGPSGAGKSTISRLLFRFYDIQKGSITIDGEDIRDVTQESLRAQIGMVPQDTVLFNDTILYNIRYGRMSASEDDVRQAADLAQIAKFIEMLPDGYKTMVGERGLKLSGGEKQRVAIARTILKAPPILMLDEATSALDTQTEQEIQAALDLVSRGRTTLVIAHRLSTVISADEIIVLRDGRIAERGTHRDLLALRGLYASMWDRQREATEAEERLRRARETDEEGIVVRRRTAEVQS, encoded by the coding sequence GTGGCTGCCAAGACCGTCTCCGCCGATTCCGGCTCGCTCTGGAACACCTTGCTCAATCTCTGGCCCTATATGTGGCCGGCCGGCCGCATGGATCTCAAGCTGCGCGTCCTGTGGGCGACCTTCTTCCTGGTCGTGGCGAAGATCGTGCTGATCCTCGTCCCATATTTCTTCAAGTGGTCGACGGATGCACTGGCCGGGGACGGCGCCGCCCAGCCCGACCTGCCGGCTTTCCTGCTCGCGCCGGTGATGCTGGTGATCGCCTACAATGTCGTACGGATCGTCCAGTGGGGCTTCAACCAGCTGCGCGACGCGCTGTTTGCCCGCGTCGGCCAGCATGCCGTGCGCCAGCTCGCCTACAAGACCTTCGTACATATGCACCGCCTGTCGCTGCGCTTCCACCTGGAGCGGCGCACCGGCGGGCTGTCGCGCATCATCGAGCGCGGCACCAAGGGCATCGAGACGATCGTTCGCTTCACGATCCTCAACACCTTGCCGACGGTGCTGGAATTCGCCCTGACCGCTGTCATTTTCGCCGTGGCCTATGGCATCGTCTATGTCGCGATCGTCGCCGCCACCGTCGTCGCCTACACCTGGTTCACTGTCTGGGCGTCCGACTGGCGTATCGCCATTCGCCGCGAGATGAACGACAGCGACACCGACGCCAACACCAAGGCGATCGACTCGCTGCTTAATTTCGAGACGGTCAAGTATTTCAACAACGAGCAGATGGAAGCGCAACGCTTCGACCGCTCGATGGCGCGCTACGAGAACGCGGCGACCAAGACCTGGACTTCGCTCGGCTGGCTCAATTTCGGTCAGGGCCTGATCTTCGGCATCGGCATGACCGCATGCATGGTGCTCTCGGCCCTCGAAGTGCAGGCCGGCACGCAGACGATCGGCGACTTCGTCTTCATCAACGCCATGCTGATGCAACTCGCCGTGCCGCTCAATTTCATCGGCTTCATCTACCGCGAGATACGCCAGGGCCTGACCGACATCGAACAGATGTTCGACCTGCTGGACGTCCCGGCGGAGGTGACCGATCGCCCCGGCGCCCGGGCGCTGGCGGTGAGCGCGGGTGCCATCCGCTTCGACGACGTCCATTTCGCCTATGACGCCAACAGGCCGATCCTCAAGGGCGTCTCGTTCGAGGTGCCGGCGGGAAAGACGGTCGCGATCGTCGGTCCGTCGGGGGCGGGCAAGTCGACCATCTCGCGCCTACTCTTCCGCTTCTACGACATACAGAAAGGCTCCATCACCATCGACGGCGAGGATATCCGCGACGTTACCCAGGAAAGCCTGCGCGCCCAGATCGGCATGGTTCCGCAGGATACCGTGCTCTTCAACGACACGATCCTCTACAACATCCGCTACGGCCGCATGAGTGCGTCGGAGGACGATGTCCGGCAGGCCGCAGACCTCGCGCAAATCGCGAAGTTCATCGAGATGCTGCCCGACGGTTACAAGACGATGGTCGGCGAGCGCGGCCTGAAGCTCTCCGGCGGAGAGAAGCAGCGCGTCGCGATTGCCCGCACAATCCTCAAGGCGCCGCCGATCCTGATGTTGGACGAGGCGACGTCCGCGCTCGATACCCAGACCGAGCAGGAAATCCAGGCGGCGCTCGACCTGGTGAGCCGCGGCCGTACCACGCTCGTCATCGCCCATCGGCTCTCGACCGTGATTTCTGCCGACGAGATCATCGTCCTGCGCGACGGAAGGATTGCCGAGCGCGGCACGCATCGCGACCTTTTGGCCCTGCGCGGGCTCTACGCGTCGATGTGGGACCGCCAGCGCGAGGCGACGGAGGCCGAGGAGCGGCTTCGGCGGGCACGCGAGACCGACGAGGAAGGTATTGTCGTGCGGCGGCGCACGGCGGAAGTGCAGAGCTGA
- a CDS encoding metalloregulator ArsR/SmtB family transcription factor gives MNAIELLPAGARAETAALDAMAARLAALSHPARLRILRHLSGRGACCCKEVVDQLDLAQSTVSQHLKVLVDAGLVRYSPERQRSRYTVNAEEVARLSRAMTLYLDECTAAGCCG, from the coding sequence ATGAATGCGATCGAACTTCTGCCCGCTGGTGCGCGTGCCGAGACTGCAGCGCTTGATGCGATGGCGGCCAGGCTTGCCGCCTTGTCGCATCCGGCCCGTCTGCGCATCCTGCGGCATCTGTCGGGGAGGGGAGCCTGCTGCTGCAAGGAAGTGGTCGATCAACTCGATCTCGCCCAGTCCACCGTTTCCCAGCACCTCAAGGTGCTCGTCGATGCCGGCCTCGTCCGATATTCGCCCGAGCGCCAGCGCTCGCGCTACACGGTGAACGCGGAGGAGGTTGCTCGGCTCTCCCGCGCGATGACTCTCTATCTTGACGAATGCACCGCGGCCGGCTGCTGCGGCTGA
- a CDS encoding LysM peptidoglycan-binding domain-containing protein yields MLSTPLKALLGVLATVVVVGGAAYLGGAFDRFIAAPPAEVAAIPPGASDTKPEPASAGPTSTTTPTQAKPEKPAVPVDAKPAEAPAAAEPAKPEAAKVQIVPPTFDILRVEPDGSIVIAGKAPGGSTVEVLAGSKLIGQTVAGPEGDFAVVVADPLAPGSYQIVLRATDEDNAIAMSTETAVVSIPERPDGQVLALVEQPGQPSKLITVPEPMVAKPADVPAPPATNTAAQPEAQQPAVQPAPPEVKPAETAAAPQSSPPAAPTAAAPATDTAAAPAQPEGKPAEVALAQPEPTQPDAAPATVPDLRVEVRAIEIEGNKVFVAGVATPKKPVRAYANEKMLGEARSSETGEFLVEALIDLPVGDYIVRADLLDDDGNKVLMRAQVPFRREAGEAVAAVAPEAKPAAPAQQPTPAASGVSTEPTAQAPAPSAAQATAPTPAQTPSAETPSAPSGTAVAQPSEATAAQPASAPSAQPEQLASAEPPSVTAAPLQPVDGAVIIRRGDTLWRISRRVYGRGVRYSTIYLANQSQIADPDRIWPGQVFSVPVKTSEGETADMEAIADQKAAPEEVGKSSAVR; encoded by the coding sequence ATGCTGTCGACACCTCTGAAGGCATTGCTGGGCGTGCTCGCAACCGTCGTCGTCGTCGGTGGCGCCGCTTATCTGGGCGGAGCGTTCGACCGCTTCATCGCAGCGCCTCCGGCCGAAGTCGCAGCGATCCCGCCAGGCGCGTCGGACACCAAGCCCGAACCGGCGTCCGCCGGGCCGACCTCCACGACGACGCCGACGCAAGCGAAGCCGGAAAAGCCAGCCGTCCCGGTCGACGCGAAGCCCGCCGAGGCGCCCGCGGCTGCCGAGCCGGCTAAGCCCGAAGCCGCAAAGGTGCAGATCGTCCCGCCGACATTCGACATTCTGCGCGTCGAACCCGACGGTTCGATCGTGATCGCTGGCAAGGCGCCCGGTGGTTCGACCGTCGAAGTCCTCGCCGGTTCCAAGTTGATCGGCCAGACGGTCGCGGGCCCCGAGGGCGATTTTGCCGTCGTTGTCGCCGACCCGCTAGCGCCCGGCAGCTACCAGATCGTTCTGCGCGCGACCGACGAGGACAACGCGATCGCGATGTCGACCGAAACGGCGGTCGTGTCGATTCCCGAACGGCCGGACGGGCAGGTGTTGGCGCTGGTCGAGCAGCCCGGTCAGCCGAGCAAGCTCATCACCGTCCCCGAGCCGATGGTTGCGAAGCCGGCCGACGTGCCGGCCCCGCCGGCAACGAACACCGCGGCGCAGCCCGAAGCCCAGCAGCCCGCGGTCCAACCCGCTCCGCCCGAAGTCAAGCCGGCCGAGACGGCGGCCGCGCCCCAGTCTTCCCCGCCGGCCGCACCGACGGCGGCTGCGCCCGCGACGGACACCGCAGCCGCTCCCGCGCAGCCCGAAGGGAAGCCGGCGGAGGTCGCGCTTGCCCAGCCCGAGCCGACGCAGCCCGATGCCGCCCCCGCCACGGTTCCCGACCTGCGGGTCGAAGTGAGGGCGATCGAGATCGAGGGCAACAAGGTCTTCGTCGCAGGCGTCGCCACGCCGAAAAAGCCGGTGCGCGCCTATGCCAATGAGAAGATGCTCGGCGAGGCGCGGTCGTCCGAAACCGGCGAGTTCCTGGTCGAGGCGCTGATCGATCTTCCGGTCGGCGACTATATCGTCCGCGCCGATCTTCTCGACGACGACGGCAACAAGGTGCTGATGCGCGCTCAGGTTCCGTTTCGCCGCGAGGCAGGGGAGGCGGTCGCTGCGGTCGCGCCGGAGGCGAAGCCAGCCGCGCCGGCCCAGCAGCCCACGCCGGCGGCTTCAGGCGTATCTACGGAGCCCACGGCGCAGGCCCCTGCGCCCTCCGCCGCGCAGGCCACTGCACCCACACCGGCGCAGACGCCGTCTGCCGAGACGCCTTCGGCCCCGTCTGGGACAGCAGTGGCGCAGCCATCCGAGGCAACGGCCGCCCAGCCCGCTTCCGCGCCTTCCGCGCAGCCGGAGCAACTGGCATCCGCCGAGCCGCCGTCGGTGACGGCGGCCCCGCTGCAGCCGGTCGACGGCGCGGTCATCATCCGACGCGGCGACACGCTATGGCGCATCTCGCGCCGAGTCTATGGCCGCGGTGTACGGTATTCGACGATCTACCTCGCCAACCAGAGCCAGATCGCCGATCCGGACCGCATCTGGCCCGGCCAGGTTTTCTCGGTCCCGGTGAAGACCAGCGAAGGCGAGACCGCCGACATGGAAGCGATCGCCGACCAGAAAGCCGCGCCTGAAGAAGTCGGGAAGTCGAGCGCCGTCCGCTGA